Proteins encoded together in one Triticum dicoccoides isolate Atlit2015 ecotype Zavitan chromosome 7B, WEW_v2.0, whole genome shotgun sequence window:
- the LOC119335474 gene encoding putative disease resistance protein RGA4: MQAALSAAATLLGKVLTTLSVVPVAAYVDSLQLGHNSEQIKDKLLHTQGLLHNAQGQVSHVGDNPGLQGLLEKLSRDADQAEDLLDEVHYFQIHDRLHGTNYAATQDLDGLVRHQALHARSALRHTLGSLFQCCSCSRTPKSKRNGGGDAAAAAVAGVTNSNSATAQDGDALLHFDRVSISRQIKSVLQGMQSHCDSVSNLLSIGTIPTNSTPVLVLNRPLTASMIIQDTLYGRGDTFEETVNRITTGDATQTQNVSVLPIVGPGGIGKTTFAQHLYNDGRTKQHFDVPVWVCVSSYFDVLKLTREILACITATEGGSSSVANETTNLDQLQKSIARRLKSKRFLVVLDDIWKCESQDQWKTLLAPFTKGEAKGSMVLVTTRFPKVADMVKTIDTLELRGLESNDFFTFFEACIFGEDNKPEHYEYEFAGIARKIANKLKGSPLAAKTVGRLLQNDLSQKHWNGVLEKHQWLKQQENDDIMQSLKISYDCLPFYLKKCFSYCGLFPEDHWFTSSEINHFWAAIGIIDSNHQADRNHLEELLDNGFLMKEYDWYVMHDLMHELSKSVSAQECHNISGLDFRADAIPQSVRHLSINIEDRYDANFEQEMCKLRERIDIANLRTLMIFRGYEERITKILKDSFKEINSLRVLFIVVKSAQSFPYRFSKLIHLQYLKITSSHREMRLPSTLSRFYHLKFLDLDDWYGSSDLPKDFSHLENLHDFRATSKVHSNIRNVGKMKHLLELKEFHVRKGNMGFQLRELGSLTELEGGLIIRGLEHVATKEEATAAKLELKRNLKELELLWGRDGPTTDADILDALQPHSNLRVLTIANHDGVVGPSWLCLDVWLTNLESLILEGISWSTLPPFAKLPNLEDLKLKKIPGMHQFGLGCGGAPGKCFMRLKTVKFCEMPDLAEWVVEPNCHSFPSLEEIICVNCPNLRVMPLSEVSFTNLRRLEVSMCPKMSLPSMPHTSTLTDLEVNRAGGRFLETLLSYDGKNLVVSGYGGALAYHNLDKVEDMAIANVSHISLTDLEKFKSLTELSVGRCDGLFPEELDGSIVLRSVERLELHVSHLTSNKSSSSKVLNCFPALSVLLIYGDEECVMQLPSSSSLQKLTFSRCKGLVLEHVENGGGIQELQSLSIFMCGKLFCRWPMGMGESETICPFPASLRELDVADEPSIKSMGLLSNLTSLTTLRLKECRNLTVDGFNPLIAVNLIELQVHSCSTLAADMLSEVTKLLPAGYISRLEKLNVNNICGLLVSPICNLLAPTLHTLELARMESFTEEQEKALQLLTSLQNLKFSYCERMQSLPQGLHRLSSLEELRVVSCPEIRWMPREGLPVSLRKLYMNPHSAEIDEQIEKIKRTNPNLSVS, encoded by the coding sequence ATGCAGGCGGCTCTCAGCGCTGCGGCCACGCTCCTGGGCAAGGTGTTGACGACGCTGTCCGTCGTCCCGGTGGCGGCGTACGTGGACAGCCTTCAGCTCGGCCACAACTCGGAGCAGATCAAGGACAAGCTGCTGCACACGCAAGGCCTCCTGCACAACGCCCAGGGGCAGGTGAGCCACGTCGGCGACAACCCTGGCCTCCAGGGGTTGCTGGAGAAGCTGAGCAGGGACGCCGACCAGGCCGAGGACTTGCTGGATGAGGTCCACTACTTTCAGATCCATGACAGGCTACACGGCACCAACTACGCCGCCACCCAGGATCTGGACGGCCTTGTCCGCCATCAAGCTCTCCACGCCCGTAGCGCTCTTCGCCACACCCTTGGCAGCTTGTTCCAGTGCTGTTCTTGCTCGCGGACACCCAAGAGCAAGAGGAATGGTGGTGGtgatgctgctgccgctgctgttgCCGGTGTCACCAACTCCAACTCTGCTACTGCCCAAGATGGTGATGCGCTGCTGCATTTTGACAGAGTGTCCATCTCCAGACAAATCAAGTCCGTGTTACAGGGCATGCAGTCCCACTGTGATTCCGTCTCCAATTTGCTCAGCATTGGCACTATCCCAACCAACAGCACCCCAGTCCTTGTGCTGAATCGGCCTCTCACTGCTTCCATGATTATACAAGACACATTGTATGGCAGGGGAGACACTTTTGAGGAAACTGTCAATCGTATCACCACCGGGGATGCCACACAGACTCAGAATGTTTCTGTTCTTCCTATAGTTGGTCCAGGGGGTATTGGCAAGACAACTTTCGCCCAACATCTTTATAATGATGGCAGGACTAAACAGCACTTTGATGTTCCAGTCTGGGTATGTGTATCGAGTTATTTCGATGTGCTGAAGCTCACCAGGGAGATCCTTGCCTGCATAACTGCAACTGAAGGAGGAAGCAGCAGTGTTGCAAATGAAACAACCAATTTAGACCAGCTTCAGAAATCCATAGCACGTCGTCTCAAGTCCAAGAGGTTTCTAGTTGTATTGGATGATATATGGAAATGTGAGAGTCAGGATCAGTGGAAAACCCTCTTAGCTCCCTTCACAAAGGGGGAAGCCAAAGGAAGCATGGTGCTTGTCACAACTCGATTCCCAAAGGTAGCAGACATGGTGAAAACAATTGATACACTAGAGCTGCGAGGTTTAGAGTCTAATGACTTCTTCACATTCTTTGAAGCATGTATATTTGGTGAAGACAACAAGCCCGAGCATTACGAATATGAGTTTGCTGGTATTGCACGAAAAATTGCAAACAAGCTAAAGGGTTCCCCGCTCGCAGCCAAAACAGTTGGTAGGCTATTGCAGAATGACCTTTCTCAGAAACATTGGAATGGAGTTCTTGAAAAGCATCAGTGGCTAAAGCAGCAagaaaatgatgatatcatgcaatCTTTAAAGATTAGCTACGACTGCCTCCCTTTTTATCTGAAGAAATGCTTTTCCTATTGTGGCCTTTTCCCTGAAGACCATTGGTTTACTTCTTCAGAAATCAATCATTTCTGGGCTGCAATAGGCATCATAGACTCTAATCACCAAGCCGATAGGAATCACTTGGAAGAACTACTGGACAATGGTTTTCTCATGAAGGAATATGATTGGTATGTAATGCATGATTTAATGCATGAGCTATCTAAGAGTGTTTCTGCACAAGAATGCCACAATATAAGTGGCTTAGATTTCAGAGCTGATGCCATCCCACAATCTGTTCGGCACTTATCTATCAACATAGAAGACAGATATGATGCAAATTTTGAGCAAGAAATGTGTAAACTAAGGGAGAGGATCGACATTGCTAATCTGCGGACTTTGATGATATTTAGAGGATATGAAGAAAGAATCACCAAGATTTTGAAAGATAGCTTCAAGGAAATAAACAGTCTGCGTGTCCTATTTATAGTGGTGAAGTCTGCACAATCTTTTCCATATAGGTTTTCAAAACTTATCCACCTCCAGTACCTCAAAATTACTTCATCTCACAGGGAAATGAGGTTACCTAGTACACTATCAAGATTTTATCACTTGAAATTCTTGGACCTAGATGATTGGTATGGTAGTTCTGATTTGCCCAAAGACTTTAGCCACCTTGAGAATTTACATGATTTCCGTGCTACAAGTAAAGTCCACTCCAATATTCGCAATGTCGGAAAGATGAAGCATCTGCTGGAACTAAAAGAATTCCATGTCAGGAAAGGGAACATGGGATTTCAACTGAGAGAACTTGGGTCATTGACAGAGCTTGAAGGAGGACTGATTATACGTGGTCTTGAACACGTGGCAACCAAGGAGGAAGCTACTGCAGCCAAACTGGAGTTGAAAAGGAATCTAAAGGAGTTGGAATTACTCTGGGGCAGAGATGGACCAACTACAGATGCTGATATTCTTGATGCTCTTCAACCACACTCTAATCTCAGAGTACTTACAATTGCAAATCATGATGGTGTCGTTGGTCCTAGTTGGTTGTGTCTTGACGTCTGGTTAACAAATTTAGAGTCTCTCATTCTAGAAGGCATATCTTGGAGCACCCTCCCACCTTTTGCGAAGCTACCAAATCTCGAGGACCTCAAATTGAAGAAAATTCCTGGAATGCATCAGTTTGGGCTTGGATGTGGTGGCGCTCCAGGCAAATGTTTTATGCGCTTGAAGACAGTTAAGTTTTGTGAAATGCCAGATCTTGCTGAATGGGTTGTGGAACCTAATTGCCATTCCTTTCCAAGTCTTGAAGAAATCATATGCGTCAATTGTCCCAATCTCCGTGTGATGCCCTTGTCAgaggtatccttcaccaatttgcgCAGACTTGAAGTTTCTATGTGCCCCAAGATGTCTCTGCCCTCCATGCCTCACACCTCCACACTGACAGATTTGGAGGTTAATAGAGCTGGAGGTCGTTTTttagaaacgttgttgtcttatgaTGGAAAGAACTTGGTTGTGAGTGGGTATGGCGGTGCTTTGGCCTACCACAATCTGGATAAAGTAGAAGATATGGCTATTGCAAATGTATCGCACATATCATTGACAGACCTTGAAAAGTTTAAATCCCTAACAGAACTATCTGTCGGAAGATGCGACGGTTTGTTCCCTGAGGAGCTTGATGGCAGTATTGTCTTGCGTTCAGTTGAGAGACTCGAATTACATGTATCTCATCTTACCAGCAACAAATCATCATCGTCAAAAGTGCTAAACTGTTTCCCAGCTCTTTCTGTGTTGTTGATATATGGAGATGAGGAATGTGTAATGCAGTTGCCATCATCCAGCTCACTGCAGAAACTTACCTTCTCAAGGTGTAAGGGCCTGGTTCTTGAGCATGTGGAGAATGGAGGAGGAATTCAGGAGCTCCAATCATTATCAATATTCATGTGTGGCAAATTGTTCTGTCGGTGGCCCATGGGAATGGGAGAATCAGAGACCATTTGCCCTTTCCCTGCTTCCCTGAGGGAACTTGATGTTGCCGACGAGCCAAGCATCAAGTCAATGGGTCTGCTCTCAAACCTCACGTCTCTCACCACTCTAAGGCTAAAAGAGTGCCGTAATTTAACAGTGGACGGATTCAATCCTCTCATCGCAGTCAATCTCATAGAACTGCAAGTGCATAGCTGCAGCACCTTAGCAGCAGACATGCTCTCAGAGGTGACCAAATTATTGCCTGCGGGTTACATCTCTAGATTGGAGAAACTCAATGTGAATAACATCTGTGGCTTGCTTGTTTCTCCTATTTGCAACCTCCTCGCCCCGACCCTCCACACTCTTGAATTGGCGAGGATGGAAAGCTTCACAGAAGAGCAAGAGAAAGCGCTGCAGCTCCTCACCTCCCTCCAGAATCTAAAATTTTCCTATTGTGAGCGTATGCAGTCCCTCCCTCAAGGGTTACATCGCCTTTCTTCTCTCGAGGAGTTACGTGTCGTTTCGTGTCCAGAAATCCGATGGATGCCCAGGGAGGGCCTCCCGGTTTCGCTGCGAAAACTATATATGAATCCTCACAGCGCTGAGATCGACGAGCAAATTGAGAAAATCAAAAGGACAAACCCAAATTTATCCGTCTCTTGA